A portion of the Zootoca vivipara chromosome 6, rZooViv1.1, whole genome shotgun sequence genome contains these proteins:
- the DUS3L gene encoding tRNA-dihydrouridine(47) synthase [NAD(P)(+)]-like has product MEAAGVAPIRAQYLSTKEKFHTYLDREGEVTNEKDVLAAEDSAENNTSGDLNEPPAKLQKLGKDGSNAEERSPAEEENRTAKEPQGQKRARGQNKGRPCMKPTHYEKNRLCPSVVQERADKCFFGSRCRFLHSVKEYMATKPPDLGDSCILFKMFGRCMYGVTCRFAATHLGEDYENVVNEGLLKQREGNPPTVKNSLGKDLQQQLRKKKFPFDKSSQYLCRLAKPNHAKGAGSQVAITHPAVGREAANSSASPGSVDLRAAEEEVAKVVPSSPKEGPTVQELESPGQPLDTMESALKTSGVVTDEDIVKLRPCEKRKLNLCEKLYLAPLTTCGNLPFRRICKRFGADVTCGEMAVCTNLLQGQSSEWALLKRHHTEDLFGVQLEGAFPDTMTKCAELLNRTIEVDFVDINVGCPIDLIYNKGGGCGLMNRPNKFEQIVRGMNYVLDVPLTVKIRTGVQEKTNLAHKLIPSIREWGASMVTLHGRSREQRYTKAANWEYIAECAKIASPMPLFGNGDILSFEDADQAMQSGVSGIMIARGALIKPWIFTEIKEHRHWDISSGERLDILKDFTNYGLEHWGSDTQGVEKTRKFLLEWLSFLCRYIPAGLLERLPQRINERPPYYMGRDYLETLMASQNVGDWIKISEMLLGPVPASFTFLPKHKANSYK; this is encoded by the exons ATGGAGGCTGCTGGGGTGGCCCCTATCAGAGCCCA GTACCTCTCTACAAAGGAAAAGTTCCACACGTACCTTGATCGGGAAGGGGAGGTGACGAATGAGAAAGATGTGCTAGCTGCGGAGGACAGTGCAGAGAATAATACCAGTGGAGACCTGAATGAGCCTCCTGCCAAATTGCAGAAGCTGGGGAAAGATGGAAGCAATGCAGAAGAAAGGAGCCCGGCGGAAGAGGAAAACAGAACTGCGAAGGAGCCTCAGGGCCAAAAGAGGGCCCGGGGGCAGAATAAGGGCCGCCCTTGCATGAAGCCGACTCACTACGAGAAGAACCGCCTCTGCCCATCAGTCGTCCAG GAACGGGCCGATAAGTGCTTCTTTGGCTCACGCTGCCGTTTCCTACACAGCGTCAAAGAATATATGGCCACCAAGCCACCAGACCTTGGAGACAGCTGCATACTCTTCAAGATGTTCGGCAGGTGCATGTACGGGGTCACCTGCCGGTTTGCTGCAACCCACCTGGGCGAGGACTACGAGAACGTCGTCAATGAAGGCCTTTTGAAGCAGCGGGAAGGGAATCCGCCGACCGTGAAGAACAGCCTCGGCAAAGACCTCCAGCAGCAGCTGCGCAAGAAGAAGTTTCCTTTCGACAAGTCCAGCCAGTACCTCTGCCGCTTAGCTAAGCCCAACCATGCGAAGGGGGCTGGGAGCCAAGTGGCGATCACACACCCCGCTGTGGGGAGAGAGGCCGCGAACTCTTCTGCCTCTCCAGGAAGTGTGGATCTCAGAGCTGCAGAAGAAGAGGTGGCAAAGGTTGTTCCTTCGTCGCCAAAAGAAGGTCCCACGGTGCAGGAACTAGAGAGTCCAGGTCAGCCGCTGGACACAATGGAATCCGCACTCAAAACGTCTGGGGTTGTGACAGATGAAGATATTGTGAAACTCAGACCGTGTGAGAAGAGAAAG CTAAATCTCTGCGAGAAGCTTTATTTAGCTCCTTTAACAACG TGCGGCAACCTTCCTTTCCGAAGAATATGCAAGCGGTTTGGGGCGGACGTCACCTGCGGCGAGATGGCTGTTTGCACGAACCTGCTTCAGGGGCAGTCGTCCGAGTGGGCATTGCTGAAGAGACACCACACAGAGGATCTCTTTGGCGTTCAG CTGGAAGGAGCGTTCCCAGACACCATGACCAAGTGCGCAGAGCTTCTCAACCGGACCATCGAAGTGGATTTTGTGGACATCAATGTGGGCTGCCCTATCGACCTCATCTATAACAAG GGGGGAGGATGTGGCTTAATGAACCGCCCCAACAAGTTCGAGCAGATTGTCCGAGGCATGAACTAT GTGCTGGATGTTCCCTTGACTGTGAAGATCCGGACCGGGGTGCAAGAGAAAACCAACCTGGCTCACAAGCTAATTCCCAGCATCCGGGAGTGGGGAGCCTCTATGGTCACG CTTCATGGCCGGTCGAGAGAGCAGCGGTACACAAAGGCGGCAAACTGGGAGTACATAGCAGAGTGTGCAAAAATTGCCAGTCCGATGCCTCTTTTCG GGAACGGAGATATCTTGTCTTTCGAAGATGCTGATCAAGCCATGCAGAGTGGAGTTTCGGGAATTATGATTGCTCG GGGGGCGCTGATCAAGCCCTGGATCTTCACTGAAATCAAAGAGCACCGGCACTGGGACATCTCGTCGGGAGAGAGGCTCGACATCCTCAAGGACTTCACCAACTACGGCTTGGAACATTGGGGCTCAGACACGCAGGGAGTGGAGAAAACCAGGAAGTTTCTGCTGGAATGGCTCTCCTTTCTCTGCAG GTACATTCCAGCCGGCTTACTGGAGCGCCTGCCTCAGAGGATTAACGAAAGACCCCCTTACTACATGGGCCGGGACTATTTGGAGACCTTAATGGCAAGCCAGAACGTGGGTGACTGGATTAAGATCAG TGAGATGCTTCTGGGTCCTGTTCCTGCCAGCTTCACTTTCCTTCCAAAACACAAGGCAAATTCTTACAAGTAG